One part of the Rutidosis leptorrhynchoides isolate AG116_Rl617_1_P2 chromosome 1, CSIRO_AGI_Rlap_v1, whole genome shotgun sequence genome encodes these proteins:
- the LOC139903917 gene encoding uncharacterized protein — protein MHTDGACGPEGVGAGIVLKSPEREEYTFALRFSFPVTNNEAEYEALLSGMRVAKYLEVKELSVYVDSQLVANQFNRIFEAHDESMQKYLKLVQELAVDFDLFQITQVSRTLNKKVDALSKLSALIFSHFKKEIWVEEVKVKSIEEDSVSAAVEEEERSWMTPIIEFLTKGTLPIYSSEARKIKMKAPMYLLDKGVLYRKSFLGPHLRCLNPTQAESIIREVHEGMCALHSGHKTVASKIMQIGYYWPLMYRDAAEVVRKCQSCQLHAPVSKAPRHAMIPVASPWPF, from the coding sequence ATGCACACAGATGGGGCTTGTGGTCCAGAAGGCGTAGGGGCAGGAATAGTCCTAAAAAGTCCAGAAAGGGAAGAGTATACCTTTGCACTGCGATTCAGCTTCCCTGTCACAAATAATGAAGCTGAATATGAAGCATTGTTATCTGGGATGCGGGTAGCAAAATATCTGGAGGTTAAGGAACTATCAGTATATGTTGATTCGCAGTTGGTTGCAAACCAATTTAACAGAATATTTGAAGCACACGATGAGTCGATGCAAAAATACTTAAAGCTTGTGCAAGAGCTAGCAGTCGACTTCGATTTATTCCAGATAACTCAGGTTTCGAGGACGCTGAATAAAAAGGTGGATGCACTAAGTAAGTTATCCGCATTAATATTCAgtcattttaagaaagaaatttgggtTGAGGAAGTTAAAGTAAAATCTATTGAAGAAGACAGTGTTTCGGCTGCGGTTGAAGAAGAAGAGCGGAGTTGGATGACACCAATTATAGAATTTCTGACCAAAGGTACATTACCGATATATTCAAGTGAAGCAAGAAAGATTAAGATGAAAGCACCAATGTATCTGTTAGACAAGGGAGTCCTATACAGAAAATCTTTTTTGGGGCCTCACTTGCGGTGTCTCAATCCAACTCAAGCGGAGTCAATTATACGGGAAGTACACGAGGGAATGTGCGCACTGCATTCGGGACACAAAACAGTTGCGTCCAAAATAATGCAGATTGGGTATTACTGGCCGTTAATGTACAGAGATGCCGCAGAGGTAGTACGCAAGTGTCAATCGTGTCAACTTCATGCACCAGTAAGCAAGGCTCCGCGACATGCTATGATACCGGTCGCGTCTCCATGGCCATTCTGA
- the LOC139903935 gene encoding uncharacterized protein, with product MQKYLKLVQELAVDFDLFQITQVSRTLNKKVDALSKLAALIFSHFKKEIWVEEVKVKSIEEDSVSAAVEEEERSWMTPIIEFLTKGTLPIDSSEARKIKMKAPMYLLDKGVLYRKSFLGPHLRCLNPTQAESIIREVHEGMCALHSGHKTVASKIMQIGYYWPSMFRDAAEVVRKCQSCQLHAPVSKAP from the coding sequence ATGCAAAAATACTTAAAGCTTGTGCAAGAGCTAGCAGTCGACTTCGATTTATTCCAGATAACTCAGGTTTCGAGAACGCTGAATAAAAAGGTGGATGCGCTAAGTAAGTTAGCCGCATTAATATTCAgtcattttaagaaagaaatttgggtTGAGGAAGTTAAAGTAAAATCTATTGAAGAAGACAGTGTTTCGGCTGCGGTTGAAGAAGAAGAGCGGAGTTGGATGACACCAATTATAGAATTTCTGACCAAAGGTACATTACCGATAGATTCAAGTGAAGCAAGAAAGATTAAGATGAAAGCACCAATGTATCTGTTAGACAAGGGAGTCCTATACAGAAAATCTTTTCTGGGGCCTCACTTGCGGTGTCTCAATCCAACTCAAGCGGAGTCAATTATACGGGAAGTACACGAGGGGATGTGCGCACTGCATTCGGGACACAAAACAGTTGCATCCAAAATAATGCAGATTGGATATTACTGGCCGTCAATGTTCAGAGATGCCGCAGAGGTAGTACGCAAGTGTCAATCGTGTCAACTTCATGCACCAGTAAGCAAGGCTCCGTGA